TGCGCCCGGCCCGCCTGTTGGTGAACGGCACGCCATTCCGCCACCACCAAGACACTTCGATACCCGTTTCCGCCTATCAAATGGTGGTCTCCCAGACCCCACAGGGCAAGCCCATGGATGCCAAGGATGCGGGGGGGAAAAGCTTCCCTGATCGGCTGCGTCAGGCCCATGCAATCGCGTTCATACAACTGACCGGTTACCGCCTGATCGAGCAATTGGAAAATGGGGTTGTTCCCTTTTCCGACAACCTGCAAAAATTATGGGTCTTGATGCCACACGCCGACCAGACAACCTGTTTTCAGGGCAAGGAGGCCCAGATTCGCCTGGAAGATCTGCCAAGATATATCTCCCGTTGGAAAACCTGGCTCTCCCTGTGGAAAACGGACCACCCCCGCTGCGACGTGCGCCTGAAGCTGTTTAAACACCCTCCCTATTTCGGGGCGTCATTGATCGATTGGGAGCAGATGGGCGGGTTCATCCATGTCAGCCCCTATGTGTGGGGCAAGGAGGCCCGGGAGTGTCCCGGGTATGATCTGGAGTGGGGCGGCAGCCGGAGTTCCCCGGCCTATCGAGCCTACATCGACGGACTGACGGAACTCATCGGCCCCCAGGAGAGTTGCGAGCCGCTCTGACCCCAAAATCCGGTAACCGCACAAGGCAGCACACGGCCCGAGCCAGGCAGCATCGCCCCCCGGGCCGTTTTATTGGCCGGGAAACAACTTCAGGATGGCAATGATCAACATGGCCTGACCAGCCGAGACGGTGAACAGCCAGCGGACGATTTCGGCTTTGGTCTCGGCCAACCTGGTATCGAAGCGGGCCTCAAGACGAATTTCCAACTCTTTTAAATCACGCTTGGTAGCCAGTTCGTCCGCCCTGGCCTCCTCCACTTTGCGCAACACGGATGTCAGCGCCCGAGCGTGCGCCTCGGCCTGGACGAGGGGAACCCCGGAGGTCTCCAAATCTTTGACAAAAGCCAAGGTATCGAACGGTATCACAACGGCCATGGCATCTCACCTCCCTTCTGGTACTCTGTCCGTGATCATCCAAGAAGTATTCACGCGCCTCTACCATCACCAGGGACTCCCCGAGGATATCCCAAAAAAAACAGGATTGGAAAACATTTTGTAGCTATCCAGTACCCTTGCAAGAAAAGCCTGGGTACAACATTTTTTGCTCCCTCCCTATTGAAACGGCGTCGGATCCCCCGCCCCTACCCGCAACACCCTGGGGACGCCATCGGAGAGATCCACCACGGTGGAGGGAACATCTGCGCTGGGGCCACCATCCACAAACAAATCCACGAGATGCTCGATATAGGGCCGGATCTCTTCAGGGTCGGAAAAAATTTTGTCGTGGTCCGGCAACCGCATGGAGGTCGAGAGCAGAGGTTGCCCGAACTCTTGCAACAGACCGAGACAAATTGGATGATTGGGAATGCGCAGGCCGATGGTCTTGCGTTTGGGCAGGATGGTCTTAGGTGTCTCCCGGGAGGCTTCCAGAATGAAGGTGTACGGACCGGGGAGATGCCGTTTGAGCAACCGGTAGGTTTTGTTGTCCACCCGGGCATACCGGGAAATATCCGACAGGTCGGCACACAAAATGGAGAATTGGTGGTTGGTGGGCAATTTTTTGAGATGGGCAATCTGCTCCACACCACGCCGATTGAAGATTCCACAACCCAGGCCATACGTGGTATCCGTAGGGTAGACCATGATCCCATCGGCCTCCAGGATCCGCACCGCCTGTTGCAGGAGGCGGCGCTGTGGATTGAGCGGGTGAATTTGTATGTATTCCAGCATGATCATCCCATTCTGCGCGGCAGCCCGTGACGAGGCCGGATCCCGGAAATTCCGAGCCAGGCATTTCTGTGCGGTAATTGTCCATATTTTTTCATAACTTGCAAGTTAAAAAGGACTCTCCTCATGCCTCAGTATCGTTCCCGTCGATCGACTCATGGCCGCAACATGGCTGGCGCCCGGGCATTGTGGCGTGCCACAGGGGTGACCGAGAAGGACTTTGGCAAGCCGATCATTGCCGTGGCCAACTCTTTCACCCAGTTTGTGCCGGGGCATGTGCATCTGCGCGATGTCGGGCGGATGGTGGCGGTGGAGATTGAAAAGAACGGGGGCATCGCCAAGGAGTTCAACACCATTGCCATTGATGACGGCATCGCCATGGGGCATGCGGGGATGCTCTACTCCCTCCCGTCGCGGGATCTCATCGCCGACAGCGTCGAATACATGGCCAACGCCCACACGGCAGATGCCTTGGTCTGCATCTCCAACTGCGACAAGATTACCCCCGGCATGCTCATGGCCGCTCTGCGGTTGAACATTCCGGCCATCTTCGTTTCTGGCGGTCCCATGGAGGCGGGCCGGATGATCCTTGGCGAGGCGGAAGGGGACGGCAAGCGCACCCGCAAGCTCGACCTGATCGACCCCATGATCGCCGCCGGCAATCCGGCAGTCTCGGACGCCGATCTGAACACCATGGAGCGTTCGTCGTGTCCCACCTGTGGATCCTGCTCGGGCATGTTCACTGCCAATTCCATGAACTGTCTCGTGGAGGCCCTGGGCCTGGCCCTGCCGGGCAACGGCACCACCCTCGCCACCCACGTCGATCGCCGTGAGCTGTTTTTGGAGGCCGGACGACTCATCGTGGAGGTGACCAAACAATATTATGAGGCGGATAACCCACGCCTGCTGCCCCGCTCCATCGCCACCATGGCAGCGTTTGAAAACGCCATGTGTCTGGATATCGCCATGGGGGGATCCACCAACACAGTGTTGCACCTGCTTGCCGCCGCACAGGAGGCTGGCGTCCCCTTTACCATGGCCGACATCGACCGGCTCTCCCGCAAGGTGCCCTGCCTGTGCAAGGTGGCGCCCGCCACCGAGCGTTACCATGTCGAGGATGTCCACCGGGCGGGCGGTGTCCATGCCATTCTGGCTGAATTGGCTCAGGGTGGGTTGATCCACACCGAAACCCTGACCGTTCGCGGCCTGACCCTGGGGGAGGCGATCACGAAAGAGGAGATTCTCACCCATCCAGGGGCCAGAACCCGTTATGCCGCAGCGCCGGGAGGCGTCGCCACCCTGGAACCCTTCAGTCAGGGGCGGCGCTGGGAAACGCCGGACATCGACCGGCAGGGCGGGTGCATCCGCGACATCGCCCATGCCTACACCCAGGATGGCGGTCTGGCCATCCTCTTCGGCAACATCGCCCGGGATGGTTGCATCGTCAAAACAGC
This is a stretch of genomic DNA from Magnetococcales bacterium. It encodes these proteins:
- a CDS encoding adenylate/guanylate cyclase domain-containing protein, with the protein product MLKFSPDAFQEWSGSGLVVFVDIVGFSKLAVGKQSRMVSQMKTRAVDPVLKDLRKNNRIIILPTGDGLMACFPLYLDSKEEEIRRQHLTFLAALLHWAENPTKENDSCLLRIGMHFGPVNLMRDFNDRPNAFGDTVNMASRAMNAADKGQILLNQGYINQFLGEDIAYSVEAPLPYQVGGTPAQLTLESGTKVSINVKHGVFISVRPARLLVNGTPFRHHQDTSIPVSAYQMVVSQTPQGKPMDAKDAGGKSFPDRLRQAHAIAFIQLTGYRLIEQLENGVVPFSDNLQKLWVLMPHADQTTCFQGKEAQIRLEDLPRYISRWKTWLSLWKTDHPRCDVRLKLFKHPPYFGASLIDWEQMGGFIHVSPYVWGKEARECPGYDLEWGGSRSSPAYRAYIDGLTELIGPQESCEPL
- a CDS encoding DUF1640 domain-containing protein, with the translated sequence MAVVIPFDTLAFVKDLETSGVPLVQAEAHARALTSVLRKVEEARADELATKRDLKELEIRLEARFDTRLAETKAEIVRWLFTVSAGQAMLIIAILKLFPGQ
- a CDS encoding threonylcarbamoyl-AMP synthase, giving the protein MLEYIQIHPLNPQRRLLQQAVRILEADGIMVYPTDTTYGLGCGIFNRRGVEQIAHLKKLPTNHQFSILCADLSDISRYARVDNKTYRLLKRHLPGPYTFILEASRETPKTILPKRKTIGLRIPNHPICLGLLQEFGQPLLSTSMRLPDHDKIFSDPEEIRPYIEHLVDLFVDGGPSADVPSTVVDLSDGVPRVLRVGAGDPTPFQ
- the ilvD gene encoding dihydroxy-acid dehydratase, whose translation is MPQYRSRRSTHGRNMAGARALWRATGVTEKDFGKPIIAVANSFTQFVPGHVHLRDVGRMVAVEIEKNGGIAKEFNTIAIDDGIAMGHAGMLYSLPSRDLIADSVEYMANAHTADALVCISNCDKITPGMLMAALRLNIPAIFVSGGPMEAGRMILGEAEGDGKRTRKLDLIDPMIAAGNPAVSDADLNTMERSSCPTCGSCSGMFTANSMNCLVEALGLALPGNGTTLATHVDRRELFLEAGRLIVEVTKQYYEADNPRLLPRSIATMAAFENAMCLDIAMGGSTNTVLHLLAAAQEAGVPFTMADIDRLSRKVPCLCKVAPATERYHVEDVHRAGGVHAILAELAQGGLIHTETLTVRGLTLGEAITKEEILTHPGARTRYAAAPGGVATLEPFSQGRRWETPDIDRQGGCIRDIAHAYTQDGGLAILFGNIARDGCIVKTAGVDPSIWRFSGPARIFSSQDAACEAILGDRIQPGDVVLIRYEGPKGGPGMQEMLYPTSYIKAKNLGKACALITDGRFSGGTSGLSIGHVSPEAAEGGEIALVEDGDIIEIDIPGRTIQLRVSEAVLQQRREAMLAKGKDAFRPLDRQREVSQALRTYAALATSAARGAVRDLSLIGRE